The genomic DNA TACCGCCTCCAGGGCAAGCAGGCCAACCACGCCTGGGGCGTCATGGACGTCTACGCCGACACCGACTTCCCGGACGTGCGCAAGAAGTGCACCATCAAGTCCGAGACCGGCCGCACCATCCTGCTCATCCCGCGGGAGGGAGGCTTCCTCTTCCGCCTCTACGTCGACCTGGGCGAGGTCGACGAGAACGCCGCCACCTCGGTGCGCGACACCCCGCTGCAGGAGGTCATCGACACCGCCAACCAGATCCTCAACCCCTTCACCGTCACCGTGAAGGACGTCGTGTGGAACTCGATCTACGAGGTCGGCCACCGACTCGCCGACCACTTCGACGACCGCGTCTCCGAGAAGAGCACCGGGGAGCACCCGCGCGTGTTCATCGTCGGCGACGCCTGCCACACCCACAGCGCCAAGGCCGGCCAGGGGATGAACGTCTCCATCCAGGACGGCTTCAACCTGGGCTGGAAGCTCGGCCACGTCGCCAGCGGCAACAGCCCCCGCGAGCTGCTCACCACCTACGCCGAGGAAAGGGAGGAGATCGCCCGCCGTCTCATCGCCTTCGACAAGGAGTGGTCCGCCCTCATGGCCAGGCCCGCCCACGAGCAGGGCAGCGCAACCGAGGTCGAGGAGTTCTACCAGTCCACCTCCGAGTTCAACGCCGGCTACATGACCCAGTACGAGCCCTCCATGATCACCGTCGACACCGGCCGCCAGGACCTGGCCACCGGCTACCCGCTGGGCAAACGCTTCAAGTCCGCCCGCGTCGGCCGCGTCTGCGACCTCGTGGAGCTGCACATCGGACACCAGGCGGTCTCCGACGGACGCTTCCGCGCCTACGTCTTCGCCGACGCCGCCGCGCCGGGAGCGCAGGATTCCGCGGTCCGGCGCTGGGCACGGTGGGCTGAGGGCGCGCTCGACCCGACGTTCATCGACGCGAAGGTGACCTACCAGCAGCCCTACACCGACTTCGACATGCTCGACGTGCCGGCCGCCTTCAAGCCGCGGGTCGGCGACCTCAACCTCATGGACGTCGAGAACGCCTTCGGCGTGCTGGCCGGTGAGGACATCTTCGACCAGCGCGGCATCTCCCGCGACGGCGCCGTCGTACTCGTGCGCCCGGACCAGTACGTCGCCGGCGTCTTCGAACTCTCCGACACCGAGGGCCTGGAAGAGTTCCTCACCGGCATCTTCCCCGCCATGTCGGCTCCGGCACCCAGCGACCTGCAGGAGCTGCTTGTCGACGCCCGCAAGTAAGCAGAGGTCACCTGCGTAACAGGCGGTAGAGGCCGCCGACCGCGAACACCGCCACCCCGGCGAGCACCGCGGTCGGCGGCAGCGTCATGACCAGCACCGCACATCCGACGGCGCCGACAACCTGCAACCACTTCGGGAAACGTCGGTGCGCGCGGTCCTGCCGCAACGCCGAGAGATTGGCGATCAGATAGTAGAGCAGCACCCCGAAGGAGGAGAAGCCGATCGCCCCGCGCAGATCCACCGTCAACACCAGGGCGATGACGAGGACGGCCAGGGTGATCTCCGCGCGGTGCGGGACGCTGAACCGGGGAT from Corynebacterium guangdongense includes the following:
- a CDS encoding FAD-dependent monooxygenase; this translates as MQFHVSGYSSQDPMTLPAAGTGLNRPVDLPELIDVLIVGCGPAGTTAAAQLSRFPNITTRIVERRGHRLELANADGVHSRTVETMATFGAAHELLAEGHEITDMAFWKPDPANPSRIIRDNSTRELSRDISEFPQLLLTQVRLIDHMNRFMRNAPTRLEPDYGYEFLDLQVSGNSDHEDYPVTVQLLRTHGDGSTEEVTVRAKYVVGADGARSQVRKSLGYRLQGKQANHAWGVMDVYADTDFPDVRKKCTIKSETGRTILLIPREGGFLFRLYVDLGEVDENAATSVRDTPLQEVIDTANQILNPFTVTVKDVVWNSIYEVGHRLADHFDDRVSEKSTGEHPRVFIVGDACHTHSAKAGQGMNVSIQDGFNLGWKLGHVASGNSPRELLTTYAEEREEIARRLIAFDKEWSALMARPAHEQGSATEVEEFYQSTSEFNAGYMTQYEPSMITVDTGRQDLATGYPLGKRFKSARVGRVCDLVELHIGHQAVSDGRFRAYVFADAAAPGAQDSAVRRWARWAEGALDPTFIDAKVTYQQPYTDFDMLDVPAAFKPRVGDLNLMDVENAFGVLAGEDIFDQRGISRDGAVVLVRPDQYVAGVFELSDTEGLEEFLTGIFPAMSAPAPSDLQELLVDARK